One genomic region from Streptomyces venezuelae encodes:
- the rdgB gene encoding RdgB/HAM1 family non-canonical purine NTP pyrophosphatase, which translates to MTRQRLILATRNAGKITELHAILADAGLDLELVGADAYPDVPDVKETGVTFAENALLKAHALAQATGLPAVADDSGLCVDVLNGAPGIFSARWAGTHGNDRANLDLLLAQLADIDDAHRGAHFACAAALALPDGTERVVEGRMEGTLRHAPTGTNGFGYDPILQPTGHDVTCAELSPSEKNAISHRGKAFRALVPVVKELLG; encoded by the coding sequence ATGACCCGACAGCGCCTGATCCTCGCCACCCGCAACGCGGGCAAGATCACCGAACTCCACGCGATCCTCGCCGACGCGGGCCTCGACCTCGAACTCGTCGGCGCGGACGCGTACCCCGACGTGCCCGACGTCAAGGAAACCGGTGTCACCTTCGCCGAGAACGCGCTCCTCAAGGCGCACGCCCTCGCCCAGGCCACCGGCCTCCCGGCCGTCGCCGACGACTCCGGCCTCTGCGTCGACGTCCTGAACGGCGCCCCCGGCATCTTCTCGGCCCGCTGGGCCGGCACCCACGGCAACGACCGCGCGAACCTGGACCTGCTCCTGGCCCAGCTCGCGGACATCGACGACGCCCACAGAGGCGCCCACTTCGCCTGCGCGGCGGCCCTGGCGCTCCCGGACGGCACGGAACGGGTGGTCGAGGGTCGCATGGAGGGCACCCTCCGCCATGCCCCGACGGGCACGAACGGCTTCGGCTACGACCCGATCCTCCAGCCGACGGGCCACGACGTGACCTGCGCCGAACTCTCCCCGTCGGAGAAGAACGCGATCAGCCACCGCGGCAAGGCCTTCCGCGCCCTGGTGCCGGTGGTGAAGGAGCTGCTGGGCTGA
- the bcp gene encoding thioredoxin-dependent thiol peroxidase: MSERLQPGDTAPAFTLPDADGNEVSLADHKGRKVIVYFYPAALTPGCTKQACDFTDNLDLLAGAGYDVIGVSPDKPEKLAKFREKENLKVTLVGDPDKTTLEAYGAFGEKKLYGKVVTGVIRSTVVVDEDGKVEHAFYNVKATGHVAKIIRDLGVGA; this comes from the coding sequence ATGAGCGAGCGACTGCAGCCCGGCGACACCGCCCCCGCCTTCACCCTGCCCGACGCGGACGGCAACGAGGTCTCCCTCGCGGACCACAAGGGCCGCAAGGTCATCGTCTACTTCTACCCGGCGGCCCTCACCCCCGGCTGCACGAAGCAGGCCTGCGACTTCACCGACAACCTGGACCTGCTGGCAGGCGCGGGCTACGACGTCATCGGCGTGTCCCCCGACAAGCCGGAGAAGCTGGCGAAGTTCCGCGAGAAGGAGAACCTGAAGGTCACGCTGGTCGGCGACCCGGACAAGACGACCCTGGAGGCGTACGGCGCCTTCGGCGAGAAGAAGCTGTACGGGAAGGTCGTGACGGGCGTGATCCGCTCGACGGTCGTGGTCGACGAGGACGGCAAGGTCGAGCACGCCTTCTACAACGTGAAGGCGACGGGCCACGTGGCCAAGATCATCAGGGACCTGGGCGTCGGGGCCTGA
- a CDS encoding DUF3618 domain-containing protein, with the protein MSDARTPAQIEADIVRRREQLAVTLDEIGIRVHPKTIIGDAKAKVASTVDQTAGRAFVAVNRVVSDVKARFTHEDGAPRLERVVPVAVVAVAVIGLIVSSSRKRKG; encoded by the coding sequence GTGTCGGACGCCAGGACCCCTGCGCAGATCGAGGCGGACATCGTCCGCCGGCGCGAGCAGCTCGCCGTCACACTCGACGAGATCGGCATTCGGGTACACCCGAAGACGATCATCGGGGACGCCAAGGCCAAGGTCGCCTCGACGGTCGACCAGACCGCCGGGCGCGCCTTCGTCGCCGTCAACCGCGTCGTCTCCGACGTGAAGGCCCGCTTCACGCACGAGGACGGCGCGCCCCGTCTGGAGCGGGTCGTGCCGGTGGCGGTCGTCGCCGTCGCGGTGATCGGACTGATCGTTTCCTCGTCCCGTAAGCGCAAGGGATGA
- a CDS encoding GroES family chaperonin codes for MSENTHDKLPIRMLHDRVLVRTDSPEGERRSGGGILIPATAAVGRRLSWAEVVAVGQNVRTVEIGDRVLYDPEDRAEVEVRGVAYVLMRERDLHAVAADRFQGATDSTGLYL; via the coding sequence GTGAGCGAGAACACGCACGACAAGCTGCCCATCCGGATGCTCCACGACCGGGTCCTGGTCCGCACCGACTCCCCCGAGGGGGAGCGGCGCTCCGGCGGCGGCATCCTGATCCCGGCGACCGCCGCCGTCGGCCGTCGCCTGTCCTGGGCCGAGGTGGTCGCGGTCGGCCAGAACGTCCGTACCGTCGAGATCGGTGACCGGGTGCTGTACGACCCGGAGGACCGTGCCGAGGTCGAGGTGCGGGGTGTCGCGTACGTACTGATGCGGGAGCGGGACCTGCACGCGGTGGCCGCGGACCGGTTCCAGGGCGCGACGGACTCGACCGGGCTGTATCTGTAG
- a CDS encoding DMT family transporter yields MAWVLLVVAGLLEVGWSIGMKYTDGFTRLWPSVFTGAGIVASMLLLSHAAKTLPIGTAYGVWVGIGAAGAAVLGMVVLGEPATAARIFFVCLLLVAVVGLKATSGH; encoded by the coding sequence ATGGCCTGGGTTCTTCTCGTGGTCGCGGGTCTGCTCGAAGTCGGCTGGTCGATCGGTATGAAGTACACCGACGGCTTCACGCGGCTCTGGCCCAGCGTGTTCACCGGCGCCGGGATCGTCGCCTCCATGCTGCTGCTGTCGCATGCCGCCAAGACGCTGCCGATCGGTACCGCGTACGGCGTGTGGGTGGGTATCGGCGCGGCCGGTGCGGCGGTGCTCGGCATGGTCGTGCTCGGTGAGCCGGCGACCGCCGCCCGGATCTTCTTCGTCTGTCTGCTGCTGGTCGCCGTGGTGGGGCTGAAGGCGACCTCCGGCCACTGA
- a CDS encoding transglycosylase domain-containing protein, whose product MPPSSGTSDTPRPSGPGWEPRDPTLSAPPPPARKRPPRARRLRRVLRTLFGLALLGALLLGGAFVAGYLLVKIPPANAAALAQSNVYLYRDGSPIARDGEVNRENVRLEQVPLGVRQAVLAAEDRDFHTSRAVDPKAMVRAAWNTVTGKGRQSGSTITQQYVKNYYLGQEQTLSRKAKEFFIAIKLGREKTEEEILQGYLNTSYFGRNAYGIQAAARAYYGKDVERLDTAEGAYLASLLKAPSAYDVTTHPENRAKAVARWNYVLDGMVTEGWLGRAERAAARFPLPQTARPATGLSGQRGYLVQAVEEYLTDQGVIDEKTLAGGGFRITTTLDRAKQETLAQAVEDRVISRLDPDRNPADRYVRVGAAAVDPGTGKVLAMYGGIDYTQQYVNNATRRDYQVGSTFKPFVFTAAVQSGAQTQHGLPITPYTLYDGTNRRPVEGWSGSPYDPANEDDASYGEIAVGEATDLSVNAVYAQMAVDVGPAHVRRTAVALGVPGSTPDLTASPSIALGPATASVLDMASAYATLAAHGRHGSHTLVEAVTKGGRTIDLPSRQARQAVSREAADTTTSILRSVVEAGTGTAAQAAGRPAAGKTGTAEDDKAAWFAGFTPELATVVALMGQDPESGRQEPLYGALGLPRINGGGAPAEIWAQFTRDALAGTTPRDFDLRLMPGAEEMPPVPPMPDGPESQDNQEGQENQQGDPYLTGEAGPGAEAEVSRSPLPSRPPVRGR is encoded by the coding sequence ATGCCCCCTTCCTCCGGTACGAGTGACACCCCCCGGCCATCCGGCCCGGGCTGGGAGCCGAGGGACCCCACCCTCTCCGCTCCGCCACCTCCCGCACGGAAGCGTCCCCCGCGCGCCCGGCGCCTCCGGCGCGTCCTGCGGACCCTGTTCGGCCTCGCCCTCCTCGGCGCGCTGCTCCTCGGCGGGGCCTTCGTCGCCGGCTACCTCCTGGTGAAGATCCCCCCGGCCAACGCCGCCGCCCTCGCCCAGTCCAACGTCTACCTCTACCGCGACGGCAGCCCCATCGCCCGCGACGGCGAGGTCAACCGCGAGAACGTCCGGCTCGAACAGGTCCCCCTGGGCGTCCGCCAGGCCGTCCTCGCCGCCGAGGACCGCGACTTCCACACCTCGCGCGCCGTCGACCCCAAGGCCATGGTCCGCGCCGCCTGGAACACCGTCACCGGCAAGGGCCGCCAGTCCGGCTCCACCATCACCCAGCAGTACGTCAAGAACTACTACCTCGGCCAGGAACAGACCCTCAGCCGCAAGGCCAAGGAGTTCTTCATCGCGATCAAACTGGGCCGCGAGAAGACCGAGGAGGAGATCCTCCAGGGCTACCTGAACACCAGCTACTTCGGCCGGAACGCCTACGGGATCCAGGCCGCCGCCCGCGCCTACTACGGCAAGGACGTCGAACGCCTCGACACCGCCGAAGGCGCGTACCTCGCCTCCCTCCTCAAGGCCCCCAGCGCCTACGACGTCACCACCCACCCCGAGAACCGGGCCAAGGCCGTCGCCCGCTGGAACTACGTCCTCGACGGCATGGTCACCGAGGGCTGGCTCGGCCGCGCCGAACGCGCCGCCGCCCGCTTCCCCCTCCCCCAGACCGCCCGCCCCGCCACCGGCCTCTCCGGACAGCGCGGCTATCTCGTCCAGGCCGTCGAGGAGTACCTGACCGACCAGGGCGTCATCGACGAGAAGACCCTCGCCGGCGGCGGCTTCCGGATCACCACCACCCTGGACCGCGCCAAACAGGAGACACTCGCCCAGGCCGTCGAGGACCGCGTCATCTCCCGCCTCGACCCCGACCGCAACCCCGCCGACCGCTACGTACGGGTCGGAGCGGCGGCCGTCGACCCGGGAACCGGCAAGGTCCTCGCGATGTACGGCGGCATCGACTACACCCAGCAGTACGTCAACAACGCCACCCGCCGCGACTACCAGGTCGGCTCCACCTTCAAGCCCTTCGTCTTCACCGCCGCCGTACAGAGCGGGGCGCAGACCCAGCACGGCCTGCCGATCACCCCGTACACCCTCTACGACGGGACCAACCGGCGCCCGGTCGAGGGCTGGAGCGGCAGCCCGTACGACCCCGCCAACGAGGACGACGCCAGTTACGGCGAGATCGCCGTCGGGGAGGCCACCGACCTGTCGGTGAACGCCGTGTACGCCCAGATGGCCGTGGACGTCGGCCCCGCACACGTCCGGCGGACCGCCGTCGCCCTCGGTGTGCCCGGCTCCACCCCCGACCTCACCGCCTCCCCCTCCATCGCCCTCGGCCCGGCCACCGCCAGCGTCCTCGACATGGCCTCGGCCTACGCGACGCTCGCCGCGCACGGCCGGCACGGCAGCCACACCCTCGTCGAGGCCGTCACGAAGGGCGGCAGGACGATCGACCTGCCGTCCCGGCAGGCCCGGCAGGCGGTCAGCCGCGAGGCCGCCGACACGACCACGTCGATCCTGCGGAGCGTCGTCGAGGCGGGTACGGGCACGGCGGCGCAGGCCGCCGGGCGGCCGGCGGCGGGCAAGACGGGCACGGCGGAGGACGACAAGGCCGCCTGGTTCGCGGGATTCACACCGGAGCTGGCGACGGTCGTCGCACTGATGGGCCAGGACCCCGAGTCGGGACGGCAGGAACCGCTGTACGGGGCGCTCGGACTGCCCCGGATCAACGGCGGCGGGGCGCCGGCCGAGATCTGGGCCCAGTTCACCCGGGACGCGCTCGCGGGGACCACCCCGCGCGACTTCGACCTCCGGCTGATGCCGGGGGCGGAGGAGATGCCGCCGGTGCCGCCGATGCCGGACGGACCGGAGAGCCAGGACAACCAGGAGGGTCAGGAGAACCAGCAGGGGGACCCGTACCTCACGGGCGAGGCGGGGCCGGGGGCCGAGGCCGAGGTGTCCCGCAGCCCCCTGCCCTCACGTCCACCCGTACGGGGCCGATGA
- a CDS encoding ABC transporter permease yields MRLYATVAAGGFRRHATYRVATAAGVFTNTVFGLILSYTYIALWDERPQLGGYSMDDALAYVWIGQALITVCGLMGGGFEEELIERIRTGDIAVDLYRPVDLQTWWFSANLGRSAYQLLGRGVVPMAVGALVFDFTLPSGPGRWLAFLVAVALGSIVSFAIWYLVAMSAFWLLDGQGVLQVAWLGGLFFSGMLLPLNVFPGALGELARMLPWASMLQVPADVYLGKYAGGWELAGAYAFQGCWALVLFGAGRAAQAAATRKVVVQGG; encoded by the coding sequence CTGCGGCTGTACGCGACGGTGGCCGCGGGTGGCTTCCGGCGCCATGCCACCTACCGGGTGGCGACGGCGGCGGGGGTGTTCACCAACACCGTCTTCGGCCTCATCCTGTCGTACACGTACATCGCCCTGTGGGACGAACGCCCGCAGCTCGGCGGCTACTCCATGGACGACGCGCTCGCCTATGTGTGGATCGGCCAGGCGCTCATCACCGTGTGCGGCCTGATGGGCGGCGGCTTCGAGGAGGAGCTGATCGAGCGGATCAGGACCGGGGACATCGCGGTCGACCTCTACCGCCCCGTGGACCTCCAGACCTGGTGGTTCTCGGCCAACCTCGGCCGTTCGGCCTACCAGTTGCTCGGCCGCGGGGTCGTCCCGATGGCGGTGGGCGCGCTCGTCTTCGACTTCACGCTGCCCTCGGGCCCCGGGAGATGGCTCGCGTTCCTGGTGGCGGTGGCACTCGGCTCGATCGTCAGTTTCGCGATCTGGTACCTCGTCGCGATGAGCGCGTTCTGGCTGCTCGACGGCCAGGGCGTGCTGCAGGTGGCCTGGCTGGGCGGGCTGTTCTTCTCGGGGATGCTGCTCCCGCTGAACGTCTTCCCGGGCGCGCTGGGCGAGCTGGCGCGGATGCTGCCGTGGGCGTCGATGCTCCAGGTGCCGGCCGATGTGTACCTGGGGAAGTACGCGGGCGGGTGGGAGCTGGCGGGGGCGTACGCGTTCCAGGGGTGCTGGGCGCTGGTGCTGTTCGGGGCGGGGCGGGCGGCGCAGGCGGCGGCGACGCGGAAGGTGGTGGTGCAGGGTGGCTGA
- a CDS encoding ABC transporter permease translates to MVAGMWIRSTMAYRSSFALTLVTSFCVTFFDFVVILLMFGQVKGLGGFSFAEVAFLYGTTGTSFGLADLTMGSLQRMGKRVRDGSLDTFLMRPAPLLAQVAADKFALRRFGRVAQGLFVLVWALVLLDVAWTPVKVLLLPMMLVCGAVIFGAVMVLGASALFWVQDAAEVTSSFTYGGNTLLGYPPTIFAQELVRGVVYVVPLAFVNWLPALYVLGRPAPAGVPGWAAFASPLVAVVCCAVAGTAWRAGIRSYRSTGS, encoded by the coding sequence ATGGTCGCGGGGATGTGGATCCGGTCGACGATGGCGTACCGCTCCTCCTTCGCGCTGACCCTGGTCACCAGCTTCTGCGTCACCTTCTTCGACTTCGTCGTCATCCTGCTGATGTTCGGTCAGGTGAAGGGTCTTGGCGGCTTCTCCTTCGCGGAGGTCGCGTTCCTGTACGGGACGACGGGCACGTCGTTCGGTCTCGCGGACCTGACGATGGGGTCGCTCCAGCGGATGGGGAAGCGGGTCAGGGACGGCTCGCTCGACACGTTCCTGATGCGCCCGGCGCCGCTGCTCGCGCAGGTCGCGGCGGACAAGTTCGCGCTGCGCCGGTTCGGGCGGGTGGCGCAGGGGCTGTTCGTCCTGGTGTGGGCGCTGGTCCTGCTGGACGTGGCGTGGACGCCGGTGAAGGTGCTGCTGCTGCCGATGATGCTGGTCTGCGGGGCGGTGATCTTCGGGGCGGTGATGGTGCTGGGGGCGTCGGCCCTGTTCTGGGTGCAGGACGCGGCCGAGGTCACGAGCTCGTTCACGTACGGCGGGAACACCCTCCTCGGGTACCCGCCGACGATCTTCGCGCAGGAGCTGGTGCGGGGGGTTGTGTACGTCGTGCCGCTGGCGTTCGTGAACTGGCTGCCCGCGCTGTACGTCCTCGGCCGGCCGGCCCCGGCGGGCGTGCCGGGCTGGGCGGCCTTCGCGTCGCCGCTCGTGGCGGTGGTCTGCTGCGCGGTGGCGGGGACCGCGTGGCGGGCCGGAATCCGTTCGTACCGATCGACAGGAAGCTGA
- a CDS encoding ATP-binding cassette domain-containing protein: MPFIELDSLEKIFTVRSKAGLLKRSKREVRAVDGISFGVERGEMVGYIGPNGAGKSTTIKMLTGILTPSGGRLRVAGIDPARERTRLAQRIGVVFGQRTTLWWDLPLRDSYGLMHRMYRIPDARYRENLDRCVELLDLGELLDVPVRQLSLGQRMRGDIAAALLHDPEVLYLDEPTIGLDVVSKARVREFLRELNASQGTTVLLTTHDLTDIEQLCSRVMVIDHGKLMYDGKLTGLHAVGESERLLVVDLERELPPIEDVPGARFVRSEGPRQYLAFPASSSAAPLVAAVAAAYPLVDLSVREPDIEAVIAKMYGGTREERRESLM, from the coding sequence GTGCCCTTCATCGAACTCGACTCACTGGAGAAGATCTTCACGGTCCGCAGCAAGGCGGGCCTGCTGAAGCGGTCGAAACGCGAGGTCCGGGCGGTCGACGGCATCAGCTTCGGCGTCGAGCGCGGGGAGATGGTCGGCTACATCGGTCCGAACGGGGCCGGGAAGTCGACCACGATCAAGATGCTGACCGGCATCCTCACTCCCAGCGGGGGCCGGCTGCGGGTCGCGGGCATCGACCCGGCGCGGGAGCGCACCCGGCTGGCCCAGCGCATAGGGGTGGTGTTCGGCCAGCGGACGACGCTCTGGTGGGACCTGCCGCTGAGGGACTCGTACGGCCTGATGCACCGGATGTACCGGATCCCCGACGCCCGCTACCGCGAGAACCTCGACCGGTGTGTCGAGCTCCTCGACCTGGGCGAGCTGCTCGACGTCCCGGTCCGCCAGCTCTCCCTCGGCCAGCGGATGCGCGGCGACATCGCGGCGGCGCTGCTGCACGACCCGGAGGTGCTGTACCTGGACGAGCCGACGATCGGCCTGGACGTCGTGTCGAAGGCGAGGGTGCGGGAGTTTCTGCGGGAGCTGAACGCCTCCCAGGGCACGACGGTCCTGCTGACCACCCACGACCTCACGGACATCGAGCAGCTGTGCTCGCGGGTGATGGTCATCGACCACGGGAAGCTGATGTACGACGGGAAGCTGACCGGCCTGCACGCGGTGGGCGAGAGCGAACGGCTCCTGGTGGTGGACCTGGAGCGGGAGCTGCCCCCGATCGAGGACGTGCCGGGCGCCCGCTTCGTACGGTCGGAGGGACCCCGCCAGTACCTGGCCTTCCCGGCCTCGTCCTCGGCGGCTCCCCTGGTCGCCGCGGTCGCCGCCGCGTATCCCCTTGTCGACCTCTCGGTGCGGGAGCCCGACATCGAGGCCGTGATCGCGAAGATGTACGGGGGAACTCGCGAGGAGCGCCGGGAGTCCCTGATGTAG
- a CDS encoding DUF445 domain-containing protein: MVSFSYTAADEEKSRGVRRMKTLATSLLVGVAVIYALATWAENAGWGAWTGYVAAAAEAGMVGALADWFAVTALFRHPLGLPIPHTAIIPTKKDQLGASLGSFVGENFLSADVVRGRLAAFGIGRRLGSWLADPAHADRVTAEASTALRGALTVLRDSDVQAVVGEAITRRAESAEIAPGLGKTLEKIVADGAHRRAVDLVCTRAHDWLVTHGESVMDAVQGGAPGWTPRFVDKRIGERVYKELLRFVTEMRDMPTHPARGAIDRFLTDFAADLQADTDTRVRVERLKSDLLARPEIQDIIASAWSSIRNLIIAAAEDDRSQLRLRARASLMSLGNRLATDTRLQAKVEGWAEDAATYVVTTYRHEITSLITDTVAGWDATQTSKKIEANIGRDLQFIRINGTVVGALAGLLIYTFSHALGG, from the coding sequence ATGGTGAGTTTTTCGTACACGGCGGCGGACGAGGAGAAGAGCAGAGGCGTCCGGCGGATGAAGACGCTGGCGACGTCGCTGCTCGTCGGGGTGGCCGTGATCTACGCCCTCGCGACCTGGGCGGAGAACGCGGGCTGGGGCGCCTGGACGGGCTATGTCGCCGCCGCCGCGGAGGCGGGCATGGTCGGCGCACTGGCGGACTGGTTCGCGGTGACGGCCCTCTTCCGGCACCCACTCGGCCTGCCGATCCCGCACACGGCGATCATCCCGACGAAGAAGGACCAGCTGGGAGCCTCGCTGGGCTCGTTCGTCGGCGAGAACTTCCTCTCGGCGGATGTCGTACGGGGCCGGCTGGCGGCGTTCGGAATCGGGCGGCGCCTCGGTTCATGGCTGGCGGACCCGGCCCATGCGGACCGGGTGACGGCGGAGGCGTCGACGGCGCTGCGCGGCGCGCTGACGGTCCTGCGGGACTCGGACGTGCAGGCGGTCGTGGGCGAGGCGATCACGCGCCGGGCCGAGTCGGCGGAGATCGCCCCGGGCCTGGGCAAGACCCTGGAGAAGATCGTCGCGGACGGGGCGCACCGCCGGGCGGTGGACCTGGTCTGCACCCGGGCGCACGACTGGCTGGTGACCCACGGCGAGTCGGTGATGGACGCGGTGCAGGGCGGCGCGCCGGGCTGGACGCCGCGCTTCGTCGACAAGCGCATCGGCGAGCGCGTCTACAAGGAACTCCTCCGCTTCGTGACGGAGATGCGGGACATGCCGACGCACCCGGCGCGCGGCGCGATCGACCGCTTCCTGACGGACTTCGCGGCCGACCTCCAGGCGGACACGGACACGAGGGTCCGTGTCGAGCGCCTGAAGTCGGACCTGCTGGCCCGTCCGGAGATCCAGGACATCATCGCCTCTGCCTGGTCCTCGATCCGCAACCTGATCATCGCGGCGGCCGAGGACGACCGCAGCCAGCTCCGCCTGCGCGCCCGCGCCTCGCTGATGTCCCTGGGCAACCGCCTGGCGACGGACACCCGCCTCCAGGCGAAGGTCGAGGGCTGGGCGGAGGACGCGGCGACGTACGTCGTCACCACCTACCGCCACGAGATCACATCCCTGATCACGGACACGGTCGCCGGCTGGGACGCCACCCAGACCTCGAAGAAGATCGAGGCCAACATCGGCCGCGACCTCCAGTTCATCCGCATCAACGGCACGGTGGTGGGCGCCCTGGCGGGCCTCCTGATCTACACGTTCAGCCACGCGCTGGGGGGCTGA
- a CDS encoding glycosyltransferase, with product MLVGVCDFPGSYAFPPAGYGGIERWLWAVAVGARAAGADVHLLGPGWLADLENDWVRKPVRLEDLNPGTLAERELRDSGYDLLVVGHEYPSLPGWTRTWSELDCDVATFQHSPVFEHNPTAFDGRRSRLYCYSPEMMERYAKHRPIPELAVHLGLNEEEPPAVAGADLVWLGRIDEDKAPHIAARAAQILGRRIRIVGPVFDETYVRRYERLLTADHVKWIGELGGPAKTAAIAEASVFVYTYARPYVEAGAAIFGESLRAGTPMAALTWRDGTCAQAALCNETGVVATVDPEEDDETAAQRLADAIEQAESLDHRRVQAVGMQRFDPVRHFRAMATLPC from the coding sequence GTGCTCGTCGGCGTCTGCGATTTCCCTGGTAGCTACGCCTTTCCGCCCGCCGGCTACGGCGGGATCGAACGATGGCTGTGGGCGGTCGCCGTAGGCGCCCGGGCCGCAGGCGCCGACGTACACCTCCTCGGGCCGGGCTGGCTTGCGGACCTGGAGAACGACTGGGTCCGCAAGCCGGTCCGCCTGGAGGACCTCAACCCCGGAACGCTCGCCGAACGCGAGCTGCGCGACAGCGGGTACGACCTCCTGGTAGTCGGCCACGAATACCCTTCGCTTCCCGGCTGGACGCGCACCTGGAGTGAGCTGGACTGCGACGTCGCGACTTTCCAGCACTCGCCGGTCTTCGAGCACAACCCCACCGCCTTCGACGGCCGACGGTCGCGGCTCTACTGCTACTCGCCCGAAATGATGGAGCGGTACGCGAAGCATCGACCGATCCCCGAACTCGCCGTCCACCTCGGCCTCAACGAGGAGGAGCCACCGGCCGTTGCCGGCGCCGACCTCGTCTGGCTCGGCCGGATCGACGAGGACAAGGCGCCACACATTGCCGCCCGAGCCGCGCAGATCCTCGGCCGTCGAATCCGGATCGTCGGCCCCGTCTTCGACGAGACGTACGTCCGTCGGTATGAGCGCCTCCTCACCGCCGACCACGTGAAGTGGATCGGCGAACTCGGCGGCCCGGCCAAGACCGCCGCCATCGCCGAGGCGTCCGTCTTCGTCTACACCTACGCCCGGCCCTACGTGGAAGCCGGCGCCGCCATCTTCGGAGAATCCCTCCGCGCTGGCACGCCCATGGCCGCCCTGACCTGGCGGGACGGAACATGCGCCCAGGCCGCCTTGTGCAATGAGACCGGCGTGGTCGCCACCGTCGACCCGGAAGAGGACGACGAGACCGCGGCGCAGAGACTCGCCGACGCCATCGAACAGGCGGAAAGCCTCGACCACCGCCGCGTCCAGGCCGTGGGGATGCAGCGCTTCGACCCGGTGCGCCACTTCCGGGCGATGGCGACCCTGCCGTGCTGA
- the serS gene encoding serine--tRNA ligase has translation MHDARALIDMGADAVRRLARRGYSLDLSELESLQSRRNQNIRSADELRAESKRVASEVQQTAKQGGDISKLKERARELKDQIREIEAGQEGIESQLRDLLLSIPNLPDDSAPDGDSEEFAVEIRRVGTPPAFAFEPKDHVDLGEATGLLDFGRATKLSGPRFAVSRGAGAALERALATLFLDIHTRRHGYTEYAVPYLVTRKTMTGTGQLPKFEEDLFKTGVADRELFLIPTAEVPLTNLYADEIIPPAELPLAMTAHTPCFRSEAGSYGRDTRGLIRQHQFAKVEMVKIVDPETADAELEAMVGHAEACLKELGLAYRVIKLPAGDTGFSAQLTYDIEVWIPSQNTYREISSVSNFGTFQARRANIRTRGEDGKPKLVATLNGSGLPVGRTLAALLEQCQQEDGSLVLPESLFPYLGFRRIKADGTPEA, from the coding sequence ATGCATGATGCCCGCGCCCTGATCGACATGGGTGCCGACGCGGTTCGTCGGCTCGCTCGTCGCGGTTACTCCCTGGACCTGTCCGAGCTGGAGTCCCTCCAGTCTCGTCGGAACCAGAACATCCGCTCGGCCGACGAGCTGCGGGCAGAGTCCAAGCGAGTGGCGAGCGAGGTCCAGCAGACGGCCAAGCAGGGCGGCGACATCAGCAAGCTCAAGGAGCGCGCCCGCGAGCTGAAGGACCAGATCCGCGAGATCGAGGCCGGCCAGGAAGGGATCGAGAGCCAGCTGCGCGACCTGCTCCTGAGCATCCCGAACCTGCCGGACGACTCGGCCCCCGACGGTGACTCCGAGGAGTTCGCTGTGGAGATCCGGCGCGTCGGCACTCCTCCCGCCTTCGCGTTCGAGCCGAAGGACCATGTCGATCTCGGTGAGGCCACCGGCCTCCTCGACTTCGGCAGGGCGACCAAGCTGTCCGGGCCGCGCTTCGCGGTCTCGCGCGGCGCCGGCGCCGCTCTGGAGCGGGCGCTGGCCACGCTCTTCCTCGACATCCACACCCGCCGCCACGGGTACACCGAGTACGCGGTTCCCTACCTGGTCACCCGCAAGACCATGACCGGTACCGGCCAGCTGCCGAAGTTCGAGGAGGATCTGTTCAAGACCGGCGTCGCCGACCGCGAGCTCTTCCTCATCCCGACGGCCGAGGTCCCGCTGACCAACCTCTACGCCGACGAGATCATCCCGCCGGCCGAGCTGCCTCTGGCCATGACCGCCCACACTCCGTGCTTCCGCTCCGAGGCCGGCTCGTACGGCCGGGACACCCGCGGTCTGATCCGCCAGCACCAGTTCGCCAAGGTCGAGATGGTCAAGATCGTCGACCCGGAGACGGCGGACGCCGAGCTGGAGGCGATGGTCGGCCACGCCGAGGCGTGCCTCAAGGAGCTCGGCCTCGCCTACCGGGTCATCAAGCTGCCTGCCGGCGACACGGGCTTCTCTGCCCAGCTCACGTACGACATCGAGGTCTGGATCCCGAGCCAGAACACGTACCGGGAGATCTCCTCGGTCTCCAACTTCGGCACCTTCCAGGCCCGCCGGGCGAACATCCGGACCCGAGGCGAGGACGGCAAGCCCAAGCTCGTCGCCACCCTCAACGGCTCCGGTCTGCCCGTCGGCCGCACGCTGGCCGCGCTCCTCGAACAGTGTCAGCAGGAGGACGGCTCGCTCGTCCTTCCCGAATCCCTCTTCCCGTACCTCGGCTTCCGCCGGATCAAGGCGGACGGAACACCGGAGGCATAA